One Tunturibacter gelidoferens genomic region harbors:
- a CDS encoding aldo/keto reductase — MEQIALGDTGRTTTRLGFGCSSLMGAMGRRASLAILESAYDAGIRHFDVAPMYGYGEAEGCLGEFLQRHRPQVTVTTKYGIPPAKNSSLISVARRVVGPLTKTLPSLKHRLALAANAATRTNEKTTFTPQQAKTSLEHSLVALRTDHIDLWLLHEISAADLHDDALLSLLEQEVQRGTIGTFGIGSSVDKIPSLLTEHPAYCRTLQYEWSVLDPEIETAPTSPFRIHHRALTENFRSLHRALSEDKQLCHRWSASTNADLNNPQDLAHLMLKAALVMNPKSVILFSSKNPRHIQLNVKTAEDRSLEAPAREFHRLVQTERNQLSLAQAGAS, encoded by the coding sequence ATGGAGCAGATCGCACTCGGAGATACCGGTCGCACCACCACCCGTCTCGGCTTCGGCTGTTCCAGCTTGATGGGCGCGATGGGACGCCGCGCCTCCCTCGCCATCCTGGAATCGGCCTATGACGCGGGCATTCGCCACTTCGACGTCGCACCCATGTACGGTTATGGAGAGGCCGAAGGCTGCCTCGGCGAGTTCCTCCAACGCCATCGCCCCCAGGTCACCGTCACCACTAAATATGGAATCCCGCCAGCAAAAAATTCTTCGCTAATATCGGTTGCCCGCCGCGTAGTCGGCCCTCTCACCAAAACCCTTCCCAGCCTGAAGCACCGTCTCGCTCTAGCCGCGAACGCCGCGACACGCACGAACGAGAAGACCACCTTCACGCCGCAGCAAGCCAAAACTTCGCTCGAACACAGCCTGGTCGCCCTGCGAACGGACCACATCGATCTCTGGCTGCTTCACGAGATCTCAGCAGCCGATCTCCACGACGACGCCCTCCTCAGTCTCCTCGAGCAGGAGGTGCAAAGAGGAACAATCGGCACTTTCGGAATAGGAAGTAGTGTCGACAAAATCCCGTCGCTCCTAACCGAACATCCCGCTTACTGCCGCACCCTGCAGTACGAGTGGTCTGTTCTCGACCCTGAAATAGAGACCGCTCCGACCTCGCCCTTCCGCATTCATCATCGCGCTCTGACTGAGAACTTCCGTTCGCTTCATCGCGCTCTGTCCGAAGACAAACAGCTCTGCCATCGTTGGTCTGCATCAACGAACGCAGACCTCAATAACCCTCAGGATCTCGCCCATCTCATGCTCAAGGCCGCGCTTGTCATGAACCCCAAGAGCGTCATCCTCTTCTCCTCAAAAAACCCGCGCCACATTCAGCTCAACGTGAAAACGGCAGAAGATAGATCC